From one Stigmatopora nigra isolate UIUO_SnigA chromosome 8, RoL_Snig_1.1, whole genome shotgun sequence genomic stretch:
- the prdm10 gene encoding PR domain zinc finger protein 10, producing the protein MQYDRRCSYHSEVVFLLAWGKRNLKLPNLELHSAYRIKIFFPPGSPDIIASDGDAGPTAVTGIAMETKPESATVWNQSGNTDSADATQVHFEGGTVAQIVYSGDGSDQARGQQQQVVYTADGNSYTSVESAEHTLVYIHPANATQAVFADQPQVAYIQQDGTSQQVAVLLPSGQNVNTASLHVLSNVAEAPQSTLEPTPQEQLPVSNSLASMADMADSSSSPLGVMDTTDDSEEDDDDDEDDLDIVDWEPRQRFNPHNLWCEECNNANPSDCLNHGPLHPIPNRPVMSKARASLPLILYIDRFLGGVFSKRYIPKRTQFGPVDGPLVSQSELGENYIHLKLCILDAEKNLEKSQDSWLDLSDEDSCNWMMFIRPAQNHLEQNLVAYQYGPDIFYTTIKNIEPKQELKVWYAATYAEFVNQKLHSVTEEERKVLRELEKNWPCYECSRRFVSSEQLQQHLNMHDNLIQSVSRSRGRGRARGRKRFGTGRRPGRPPKFIRLDAPVEDEVDKTTDEIDLAEAQPLDEPAETVQNGVEVTVSEPDTETEGQTAPSAAGVSGAPPPSVVDPPLKEELAQSDQSEAPLPSPDVRRLKRMRSASLQHHFIRKTFRPFKCKHCEKAFRDKEKLEQHLRVHGRNSFLFPCHLCTKTFLTDTALDDHLLVHAGNRAYPCLLCTDIFDKADALKDHIEVHVVDGNFTCPACKKTFPDFIQVKKHMRCFHSEKLFQCPNCEKAFCRPDKLRLHMLRHSDRRDFLCSTCGKQFKRKDKLREHMQRMHNPEREAKKAERSHRAKSQKMKIPTTDFESFMFKCRLCMMGFRRRGMLVNHLSKRHPDMRVNDVPELTLPIIKPNRDYYCQYCDKVYKSASKRKSHILKNHPGAELPPSIRKLRPAAPGEPDPMLTTHTQLAGTIAYAPVCCPHCAKQYSSKTKMVQHIRKKHPEFAQHVHNIQTQLPTTIINNTPPVISTDGGTAEAVVTTDLLTQAMTELSQTLTTDYRTPQGDYQRIQYIPVSQAGGNLSQQQHIQLQVVHVAPAPSPHSQQQAVDVNQLHDPNGYSQHAIQVQQIQVAEPSAPGQGVDQVTGPPLSPNSQQTNEELSPTQLAPNQNLQSGGPAQQQTPQQQQQQQQQQQQQQGAVQHAYIQSGNWNYRGYPSEIQMMTLPQTQYVITEATAPAPGPDSNQVKTTHYVISDGQSELDPSKASAPPSAGPNPVEQLETPASRQSTTQYIITTTTDGTGASQVRITKP; encoded by the exons ATGCAATACGACCGTCGCTGCAGCTACCATTCTGAG gttgtttttcttcttgcctGGGGAAAACGAAATCTCAAATTGCCAAATCTAGAATTGCACTCTGCATACagaatcaagattttttttccgccGGGGAGTCCTGACATAATAGCAAGTGATG GTGATGCTGGTCCGACTGCGGTGACTGGCATCGCCATGGAAACCAAACCGGAGTCCGCCACTGTGTGGAATCAGTCCGGGAACACGGATTCAGCCGATGCCACCCAG GTTCATTTCGAGGGTGGCACGGTGGCCCAAATAGTTTACAGTGGAGATGGTAGCGACCAGGCACGGGGGCAACAGCAACAAGTGGTCTACACGGCTGACGGGAACTCGTATACGTCGGTGGAGTCGGCGGAGCATACGCTTGTCTATATTCACCCTGCAAATGCCACCCAg gcCGTCTTTGCAGATCAACCGCAAGTAGCATACATCCAGCAGGATGGCACCTCCCAGCAG GTTGCAGTTTTGCTTCCAAGTGGGCAAAACGTCAACACCGCCAGTCTACATGTCCTCAGCAATGTGGCCGAGGCACCGCAGTCCACACTTGAACCTACGCCTCAG GAGCAACTACCCGTTTCCAACTCGTTGGCCTCTATGGCTGACATGGCAGATTCCTCATCCAGCCCACTCGGAGTCATGGACACCACGGACGACTCtgaagaagatgatgatgatgacgaggaTGACTTGGACATTGTCGACTGGGAGCCTCGTCAGCGGTTCAACCCTCATAACCTCT GGTGCGAGGAATGCAATAACGCCAACCCGTCAGATTGTCTCAACCATGGCCCCCTCCATCCCATCCCCAACCGGCCGGTGATGTCCAAGGCTCGTGCCAGCCTCCCATTGATCCTTTATATTGACCGCTTCCTGGGCGGGGTCTTCTCCAAGAGGTACATCCCCAAGCGCACACAGTTTGGCCCTGTGGATGGACCCCTAGTGTCCCAGAGTGAACTAGGGGAAAACTATATTCATCTAAAA CTTTGCATCCTGGACGCCGAAAAAAACTTAGAAAAATCACAGGACTCGTGGCTGGACTTGTCTGACGAGGACAGCTGCAACTGGATGATGTTCATCAGGCCAGCCCAGAACCATTTAGAGCAGAATCTGGTGGCGTACCAGTATGGCCCTGACATTTTCTACACCACCATCAAGAACATTGAGCCCAAGCAAGAGCTTAAG GTTTGGTATGCGGCCACATACGCAGAGTTTGTCAATCAGAAGCTGCACAGCGTTACAGAAGAAGAGAGAAAAG TTTTGCGGGAACTGGAGAAGAACTGGCCTTGCTACGAGTGCAGTCGGCGCTTTGTGAGCTCTGAGCAACTCCAACAGCATCTCAACATGCATGACAACCTGATTCAATCTGTCAGCAG GTCCAGAGGGCGTGggcgggccagaggcaggaagCGATTTGGTACTGGTAGGAGGCCAGGGCGACCACCGAAATTCATACGTTTAGATGCACCGGTTGAAGATGAAGTGGACAAGACGACG gacGAGATAGATCTTGCCGAGGCACAGCCGTTAGACGAGCCAGCAGAGACGGTGCAAAATGGCGTCGAAGTGACCGTATCGGAGCCGGACACAGAAACCGAGGGCCAAACCGCACCCTCAGCGGCGGGGGTCTCGGGAGCTCCACCCCCTAGTGTGGTGGATCCGCCTCTTAAGGAGGAGCTAGCTCAGAGCGACCAGTCGGAAGCGCCGCTCCCGTCTCCGGATGTGAGACGTTTGAAAAGGATGCGG AGCGCGTCACTGCAGCATCACTTCATCCGAAAGACCTTCCGTCCCTTCAAGTGCAAACACTGCGAGAAGGCCTTCCGCGACAAAGAAAAACTGGAGCAGCATTTGCGCGTACATGGCCGCAACAGCTTCCTCTTCCCGTGCCACCTGTGCACTAAAACCTTCTTGACTGACACGGCACTCGACGACCATTTACTAGTTCACGCCGGGAACCGCGCTTACCCTTGCCTACTCTGCACCGATATCTTCGACAAGGCCGACGCACTAAAGGACCACATTGAAGTGCACGTCGTGGATGGCAACTTCACCTGTCCGGCCTGCAAAAAGACTTTCCCCGACTTTATCCAG GTGAAGAAGCACATGCGCTGCTTCCATTCTGAAAAGCTATTCCAGTGCCCAAACTGCGAAAAGGCCTTTTGTCGGCCGGATAAATTGCGTCTACACATGCTGCGCCACTCGGATCGCCGGGATTTCCTGTGCTCCACATGTGGGAAGCAGTTTAAG agaaagGACAAACTGCGGGAGCACATGCAGCGCATGCACAATCCAGAACGAGAAGCTAAGAAGGCCGAGCGCAGCCACCGCGCTAAAAGCCAGAAAATGAAGATCCCCACCACTGACTTTGAGAGCTTTATGTTCAAATGCAGGCTGTGCATGATGGGATTCCGACGTAGAGGAATGTTG GTCAATCATTTGTCCAAGCGTCACCCCGACATGCGAGTCAATGACGTCCCAGAGTTGACTTTACCCATTATCAAGCCCAATAGGGATTACTACTGCCAGTATTGTGACAAG gTGTATAAGAGCGCCAGTAAGAGGAAATCGCATATACTGAAGAACCACCCAGGGGCGGAATTGCCACCCAGCATTCGCAAGCTGCGTCCGGCCGCTCCTGGCGAACCCGACCCAATGCTAACCACGCACACGCAGTTAGCGGGCACCATCGCCTATGCGCCTGTGTGTTGCCCACATTGCGCCAAGCAATACAGCAGCAAG ACTAAAATGGTGCAGCACATCCGAAAAAAGCATCCAGAGTTCGCTCAGCACGTCCACAACATTCAAACTCAACTCCCGACGACCATCATCAACAATACGCCACCCGTCATCAGCACGGACGGCGGCACCGCTGAAGCCGTCGTG ACCACCGACTTATTAACCCAGGCCATGACGGAACTCTCTCAGACTCTGACGACTGATTACAGAACCCCACAGGGGGACTACCAGCGGATACAATACATCCCCGTGTCCCAGGCTGGAGGCAACTTGTCCCAGCAGCAGCACATTCAGTTGCAGGTGGTCCACGTGGCCCCG GCTCCCTCGCCGCACTCTCAGCAGCAAGCTGTGGATGTCAACCAACTGCACGACCCCAATGGCTACAGCCAGCACGCTATCCAGGTGCAACAGATCCAGGTCGCGGAACCTTCTGCTCCTGGACAAGGTGTAGATCAG GTGACAGGTCCACCTCTCAGCCCTAACTCACAACAGACCAATGAGGAGCTGAGCCCTACCCAGTTGGCTCCCAACCAGAATCTTCAGAGTGGAGGGCCTGCTCAACAACAGACGCctcagcagcaacaacaacaacaacaacaacaacagcaacagcagGGGGCGGTGCAGCACGCCTACATACAATCCGGCAATTGGAACTACCGAGGCTACC CATCCGAGATCCAAATGATGACACTACCTCAGACTCAGTACGTCATCACTGAGGCTACCGCACCTGCGCCCGGACCTGACAGCAACCAGGTGAAAACG ACGCACTACGTCATCTCCGATGGTCAATCGGAGCTCGACCCGAGCAAGGCTTCGGCACCCCCAAGCGCCGGTCCAAATCCCGTGGAACAATTAGAGACGCCGGCCAGCCGTCAATCCACCACGCAGTACATCATAACCACCACTACTGACGGGACCGGCGCCAGCCAAGTCCGAATCACCAAACCGTAA